From Mastacembelus armatus chromosome 9, fMasArm1.2, whole genome shotgun sequence:
TGTTTCCTATGATGTTCTGAAATATGATACATAGTAGAATGGATCTTCCCTCACATTGCATTAGTTTTAGTACCATATTTATTTACTCTGTCCTTGGTTGAGGTGGGACTTGTcttcttttgcagtgtttttaagaTTGTATCAATTTCTGACTTGCTTCAGAATTGCAATTTTtggtggggtttttttttatgaaagaaGACTGACAGTATTGGTATTTTTCAGATCTCTGGCCTTTTCTATTTGGTATAtccctgtgtttgtctttgtcctCTATCTTGCGATATGTGCTATATATCTTTTTCATTAATCCCTGAAACTGCTTTTATATTACAAATGGCAGTTTTTGTGCCTGGGGTTTGTTACTTCTCTGAGTTCTGATGGTACATGAGGATTGTTTTAGTATATCACTCAAAGTTAAAGGCTGACAGGCTCATGGCTGTTCTCATAAATTATAGTgatatttcttttctctcttgtgtACTTTTCTGACGGATATCTTCATACAGATTTTATCATAAATCAAAGTTTGCTTCTTCTAATTTTATACAATGGGGTTTTAATTCATTAAGACGTTGTGGAGATAAAGATATTGAAGATCTTAGAAGAACACATCTTTCATCTTTACCTTTATCCTTTTCTCATGTTGCATTGTTTGTGATTTCTGATCTGTCTTGTTACCAGGTTGTTCATGAGATTGACACCCTGACTTGTGACCTGCAACTGGAGGAGGACGGACTGACAGACAGCTCAAAGACGGACACACTCAATTCTAGTTCAAGTTCCACCACTACGATAACAACCGCTTCCAGCCTAGAGAAGATGAAGCTTTTCCCTGATGACTGCATCTTTAAAACCCCTGCACCCATTAACCCGGTTCCAATGAACCCAACTTCTGTACTGACTGTACTCAAGAAACCCCACCCTCCCCTACCTCCACCAAGGCTTACCCCGCTGAGAGCTGAGGATCACAACATTAAGAATCTGCCTCATCCAACATTAGTATTATCAGGGAGTATATCCAAGGCTAACGGGTCTGTGTTGCGGAATGGTGGAGTTTTCCCGTTAAGAGCAAACAGGGATTTATTCTCCTCCACACCATGCTTCATGTCTAGTGACAGTGGGATTCCTGAGTCAGGGCTTGTTCCTACATTGCCCAGGCCCATGCCTCTACTCCGCCATGAAAAGAACAAATGCCCCAAGGCCCCCGGCAGGGAGCCCCGTGAGAGGGAGCGTGTCCGTTTCAGTGAGAAGGTCCAGTATCATGGATACTGCCCAGACTGCGACCTCCAATACGATGTAGACGACACAGAACTACACTTGCAGGCTGAGTTGAATGGCTTGAGGCTCAGCCCTGTGCActgctgctcttcctcctcccctcctccatCTCATGCTCTTGTTAATGATCTAATGTTGGAAAACGGCAGCCTCTCAGTCAGCCACAGTTTCCCACCTACAGCAAACACTCCCCCACCTTGTGTGCCTCCTCACCTGCCTTCCCTCAAACCCCAGAAAACAATCCTACGCAAATCAACCACCACCACAGTTTGACGTCCAACCCCTTGTTCTAATGTGAACATTCTCAAATCATTCATGGTGTTTTCTACTTTATGAGCACTTTGTACTCCAGTTGAACTTTGGATTATCCAAAATTGCAAATAGCAAAACTAAAGGATGAATAAAATGAGTggaacagagagaaaggcatCGCCATGGGTACTAAGACGTACACACAGTGATCACAAAGAAGCGGTGAGTGTTGAGTGTGCTTGTCAGGAAGAGAACGAGAGAAAGAGTAATTGCATGTGTGCACTGATGCATACCTGTGAGTCTGTCTGCATAAAAGtatatttgtttatgtatatttatgtgtgcaCTAGATTTTTGTGTGCCCATATGTGTGCAGAGTGCGATGTTGGTTGGCTGTGAGTTTTGACTAATAAATGTACAGGGACCTTAAAAATTTAACAATAGCCTGCTAAAAACTGAAGAGTTGTTTTGTTCTGATTAATTTATGTCCTTGATAAAACCAGAAATTCTGCTTCCTTTGAATTTCATTCAAATCCCCAAAGATATTCCCATACACTGACACCTGAATAActcttcaccacacacacatatacatgacTAACGGCTGTTACattatacacaaatacataagtCATTGCAGACAGGTCGTGGTATCCACGGTCGTCACAGAAGGCTGCCTAGATGAAAAATTAAAGTTAAGAGATAGGTAGGTGAGTTCCTagtttttctccctcttcatcACCTCTTGGCCCTACAAGTCCAATTTTTCTGATGCGTTGGACCATAGGAAtgaaaaaagggagagaaaatgaaaagcgAATGACATGGTGggctgggagagagagagagaagtgttaAGATGACAAAACTGCCATATAGAGTTGTGTCTCCTGATGGTTTTACAGCAAATCCTAATTGGAAAACCATGTACTTTAATTCCTaacaaatgtgtttgatttatttagacACCCACTGTCACTCCCTGTGTCATCCATAACACTGAATGACCAGTAAGCTAATCAATTCTCAGCATTAACTACATTAAAGGACTACAAGACAACAGTTATAAAACACCATGTCAATCTAAGATACATGAGCAGTGAGTAGTGTCCACTTTAttagcttttattctgaagcatatttaataaataaatcatgtgttccttgtgtttatgtgaactgtgtgtgtgtgtgtgtgcgagtgtgcgtgtgtgtgtgtgtgtgtgtgcacagtgtgtgtgtgtgcacagtgaaaATTCAATTATGTCtgaaataattttcaaatttaGTGTCAAGAAATCTTTAACTACAGTATGCAAAATGCATCGCTTTACATTGAGGTTTGTGCATAGGTGTGTGTAAAAGCATGCCGGTTTGGCAGAGTTGGGGAGACAGCATACCCAGGAGCTGGCTGAGAATAGTAGCACCTTCCCTCCAGCAATGCCCTTAATTAGCTGAATTAGACTATAGGAGATAACAGCGGTGTTTCAGACAGCCTTTGTACCAACATTAGCCTtgacaaactgctgctgcacataTTTTTTATGATAAACAGAGAAGGAGGTGCAAgctgagaaagtgagaaaata
This genomic window contains:
- the prr16 gene encoding protein Largen; translation: MSGTPNAEAEGVVSKVQVKKEIKTIVENLETILGDLKDVAKELKEVVHEIDTLTCDLQLEEDGLTDSSKTDTLNSSSSSTTTITTASSLEKMKLFPDDCIFKTPAPINPVPMNPTSVLTVLKKPHPPLPPPRLTPLRAEDHNIKNLPHPTLVLSGSISKANGSVLRNGGVFPLRANRDLFSSTPCFMSSDSGIPESGLVPTLPRPMPLLRHEKNKCPKAPGREPRERERVRFSEKVQYHGYCPDCDLQYDVDDTELHLQAELNGLRLSPVHCCSSSSPPPSHALVNDLMLENGSLSVSHSFPPTANTPPPCVPPHLPSLKPQKTILRKSTTTTV